One window of Thermodesulfobacteriota bacterium genomic DNA carries:
- a CDS encoding NAD-dependent epimerase/dehydratase family protein — protein MSLNVFVTGVAGFIGSHAAEALLSRGDRVFGLDNFDPFYDRALKEMNASVLRERPGFSLLEGDIRDGEALAGWGGGVRPDAVLHFAAKAGVRPSVADPAGYADVNVAGTIRVLEWARERGVRRILFASSSSVYGGNTKVPFSEDDFVDHPVSPYAATKKAGELLCHTYCHLYGMNIAALRFFTVYGPRQRPEMAIRKFTRRILEGKEVDLYGDGSSRRDYTYIDDIVSGVLGALDAPPGYRVYNLGESETISLSELVSLLEKACGRPAQRRFVPPQPGDVPITFADIARAKSEIGYDPRTPIREGIVRFVDWYRRQ, from the coding sequence ATGTCCCTCAATGTGTTCGTCACCGGAGTCGCAGGCTTCATCGGATCACACGCGGCGGAGGCGCTGCTCTCCCGCGGCGACCGGGTCTTCGGCCTCGACAATTTCGATCCATTCTACGACCGCGCTCTCAAGGAGATGAACGCTTCCGTTCTCAGGGAAAGGCCGGGGTTCTCCCTCCTGGAAGGGGATATCCGGGACGGGGAAGCCCTCGCGGGCTGGGGTGGCGGCGTACGGCCGGACGCGGTCCTGCACTTCGCGGCGAAGGCGGGCGTCCGCCCCTCGGTGGCCGATCCTGCGGGCTATGCGGACGTGAACGTCGCCGGGACGATCCGGGTGCTCGAGTGGGCCCGGGAGCGCGGCGTCCGGAGGATCCTGTTCGCATCCTCCTCGTCCGTCTACGGGGGAAACACGAAGGTCCCCTTCTCGGAGGACGACTTCGTGGACCACCCGGTGAGCCCGTACGCGGCGACGAAGAAGGCCGGGGAGCTTCTGTGCCACACGTACTGCCACCTTTACGGCATGAACATCGCCGCGCTGCGCTTTTTCACGGTGTACGGCCCGCGGCAGCGCCCCGAGATGGCCATCCGCAAGTTCACGCGCCGCATCCTCGAAGGGAAGGAGGTCGACCTCTACGGGGACGGGTCGTCCCGCAGGGACTACACCTATATCGACGACATCGTCTCCGGGGTGCTCGGGGCGCTCGATGCGCCGCCCGGGTACCGCGTCTACAACCTGGGGGAATCCGAAACGATCTCCCTGTCCGAACTGGTGTCGCTGCTGGAGAAGGCGTGCGGCCGGCCGGCTCAGCGCCGCTTCGTTCCTCCACAGCCGGGGGACGTGCCGATCACGTTCGCGGACATCGCGCGGGCGAAGTCGGAGATCGGGTACGATCCGCGCACCCCGATCCGGGAGGGCATCGTACGTTTCGTCGACTGGTACCGGCGGCAATAA